In Neomonachus schauinslandi chromosome 8, ASM220157v2, whole genome shotgun sequence, the genomic stretch aacggaGGATGCATGTCTTCTGTCTCAAATTCTCAGAATTGTTGAGAACTCGGCTAAAATTCAgtttagaggggtgcctgggtggctcagtcggttaagcgtctgccttcggctcaggtcatgatcccagggtcctgggatcgagccccgcatcgggctccctgctcagcaggaagcctgcttctctctctccctctgctgctcccccttgccTGtatgctcactcttgctctctgtctgtcaaataagtaaaaaaaataaataaataacatctttaaaaaagaattcagctTACAGGTGAGGAATCTAGAAAAGTTGAGCAACCTGACCGTGATCTGCCACCTGAAGGTTAGGACTCCCTCTAACCCAGGCAGGCTTTCAGGACTATAGGAGTGTTAGCCCGGTGGCCTAGTGCAAGTCATGCAACCTCTCAGAATTGCAATTTGTGATGTCACTGGGGGATAGTAAGACCTGTCTCGCTGGGGCGTCATGAAGATTAGATACAAAACATGCTTAGTACAGAATCCACATTGCAGCAATTTCTTCATGGCGTCTGCTTCCTGTTGTTCCCATTTACTATGCacaatctctttctcttcccaatGCCTCGATGAGATGAACAATGAAAGGAGGAGTCAGCAAGGACAGCAGGAGGCCATGGGGGTATGGCCCCAGTAAAGGACCTTGAAAACACTTATCAGTTTGGTCCAGGTGTGTCTGGCCAATGGAAGACAGACTACGAGCCATGCCATGAAACTAGACAGGGCATATTTATGGACTGGACAATGGAGAGCCTCATTTGACCCATACAGGGCATTATTCCTGGCCCACTTTGGGATTCTTAGGAAAAAACTGAGCCTGCTCCTACAGTAACATCATACCCATCACAAGGACCTGCTACAGAGTGCCAATGGCAGCGTTAGTCCACACATCTCATCTCGTCCCCACTGCAACCCCAGGAAGGAAGGATTATTTTGCCTATTTCATAGAGGAGGATATAAACCTAAGCCCACTTGACTCATAAGCCCATGATCATAAAATACTGTACTTATTAGAAAAGACTGCTGGGCAAAAAGGGGGGAGAAATCAATTCAATAGACTGTAAGCAAAAGAGGAAATATTATTATGAAAGCAGTGTTCCACAGATTTCCTGAGTACAGAACCAGAACTGGAAACTAGAAAgctgtgcatgtgcatgcgtgtcCCCACCTCCGACTCCACCGCAGCCACCATCTTTTACCTcagtcttctctctgtctctgtggagcACCGTCCGACACTTCCTCAGCCCTGTGTAGAATGAGCCACTCCATACTTCTAAGGTTATATGCTACTGGTCTATCCTCTCATGATTCCTTTTCAACTTACCAggagaagaatattttaattccccccccccttttttttttattatccagGTGGGGATGTGAAATCTGAGAGAGGCCACAGAAATTCCTGAGTCCAGCTTACTCCTATGGGTAAGTCTTGTGTATCCTCAAAATGTGCTCACCCATCTCCATTTGGACACCTCCAGAGCAGCCAGTTTCATTGTGGGAGACCTGGCTGTTAAAATACCCACCTGTGTATACTGCTCCTGCCTCTATTAATTCTCCTCCAAGGAGCATACCAAGGCTGAGGGGGGCAGGTCTGGGAGGCAGGCTCAGCCCCCAAGGTTTCCCAGTTcctccacctgccccaggccctggcccatGAGCTCTGGTCATCAATGTTCCTCTAAAATGGGTGCCTAACCACACCAGGCGAGACTGCCACCCTCCACGTCCAATCTCTGGGCAAGATTTCCCTGCTGTTTTTTTCAGCCCAGCACATGGCAGCTGGTGCTCAAGGGGACATATTATTCCAGAGGAAGACCTGCTGTGGGTAGCTCAGGGGCCAGAGGCAATGATGAGGACAGAAGTGGGAGTGGAGACCCCTCTGCTCTTGAGGATGCACAGGGAGGTAGCGACCCACAGGAGGGCCCAGCCAAGAGGGGAAGTGCAGAACCCAGTCCcgccctcacctccccaccccctgcccagctcagTCACAGGCCCTGTCTACGCCTTTCTGAGGATGTGGCCAGTGCTGAGGGTGGAGGGGAAATTGTGGAGAGGGGACTCTTTGACGTGGCTGAGGAGAATGAGGGCCCAGTGAGGGAGGGGCTCAtcggtggagggtggggggaccCCTGAGAAGACTGGGTCTCAGGATGAGGGGGGAAACTACAGGCCTTTCTCTTTCGCAACTCGGGGGTGCTCAGTGTTGCAGCCTGGGCCTTTTCCcgctccacccccaccccgtctccACCTGTGATCCTCTGCATGGGCTGTGGCGAGCAGTAGGGGGAAATGTGAACtctgagagaggatggactctgcaGATGTCGAGGGCACCGGGGGGCAGGTCAGGACAGAGTTGGAGACCCCCCTGTACCCAGAGCTTAGTCTCAGATGCCAGAACCAGCTGGCTCCCAGGAAAAGAATCCGACTGGTCCAGCTTGAGTGAGGTGTCTTCCGAAGTTCATACGCCGGTAGAGGACCAATGGGAGCACGGCAAGCCGGAACCCCCTCTGGGagctgctgagcacagagaaagGGGATTGATGCTCAGGATGGATACAAACTAGAAAAGGTATCCTCCACAGCTGTACTACTTTCCTAGCAGAGGTTcaagcatttattcatttcagagaattCAAACCAAGCGTGGCCTGTATTAACATAAGCATTAATTGAGGAATGTGTAATGAAGATGTTAGGTGCCCAAAGACATTGATTTAGGTAGAAAAACTAGTAAACCTGGCATGTGGAGTAACCAGTTGGAGTGCACCAAGCCAGCTGCCTGGTGGAGACCCTAAATATTTTCTGGTTTCTACAGCAGGGCTGTCTGAtaggccaaaaaacaaacaaacaaataaacaaagcaaGCCAGCCGTGTAATTTTAAACATTCTAGCagccacatattttaaaaagtggagagaaagagggtaAAATTCATGTGagtgatacattttatttaacccaatatccaaaatatgatcATTTCGACccataatcaataatattgttaatgagctgttttacattttttgtccTAAGTATTCAAAATCGGGTACATATTTCACATGTAGAGCACATGTTGGATGCGACATTTTCACTGGAAATACCTGATCTGTATTTAGATTTCCTAACATGTACACTGAACAAGTAGGGCCGTAATCACATGTTCCAGTTTTTATGCTACCTCTCATTCGTTATGTGGGATGGAACTAATCCTCGTCCGCGTTCCCAGTTCTTGCTCACCGAGTTGGTCTATCGCCCAGATTGTTCTTCCTATGGAGAAGAGATCATTGGTAAAAATGACCAGGCTGGGATTGTGAATCCCACGAAGGAAAATCGTAGCTGGAACCTGGGAGCTACATTTGTTCATCTCTTTGCTTGGTTTACGTGACAACAAATCATTTTTGTCGCAGATTAACTATACTGAGTATGTAGGAGATTTCTGAGATTttgttgttacttttttcttttcattgaaacCATCAGGTTTCCTTAGGGACAGTGCTTTCGTTGCCCCCCTGAAATTCTATAATGGCACATAGCAGGCCAGGGGATGCTGACGGGCAAATGACTGGTGACCACATACAAGCAGCGAATGCTCGGCCCTTTCTGGCACTTCCTGTGGATAGCGCGTATCAGCAGGGTGGAAACAGCTCGGTTAGAGAACACCCAGCAAGGTTTCAGACCGAATGCCAGGTCCTGAGCTACCGGTAGTTAAGGCGTCTGGGTAATGGTCATAAGTAAAATCACGTAAGGACAGCACAGGTCTCACAACTCCTATTCTGGTCCAGGGACCGTCCCCCGCAGCAGACATGCGTGCTAGAGCCGCCGAGGATGCTCTCCTTCTCACGCTCTTCTCTCCTTCGGATGGCCCGGCCTGGTGGGGCCTCGGattgtcttattctttttcttattagtgTTTTGATTCGAGGAAGGGAGAGACAGCTCCAGCTCCCTTTTCTTGGCATCCCAGTCTTCGTCCTGCTGGTCCAGAGGCAGCCCCTTCTGCCTGGCGGTGCGCCGGTGGTCCCGGCACTCGGGCTCAGCCCTGGAGAAGGGGAACACGGCGGCCCTCAGCCCCCCGCTGGCCGGGAGAACCTGTCCCGGCTGCAGCATGGGCCCCTCTTCCGGCCCTCTGCACACAGCCTGGCCACGCCAGCAGtccaggggagaaggaagaaggtcGAGTTCGAGCATCTCCCAGGGCACCTTTAGGGATGCCTTAGACACTAAAGAAATGACTGGGAGATGGAGAAAACTGGCAAGCCCCTGAGTGGGAAGTTCTAGAGCTACCAGCATCTTAGTAGGTGGaggttttccttcatttcttttccaattgtattttttcctaaatataagACCATGTCTGTCCGTTGTGTAAGATTTTAAAGTATGGAAACatgtacaaaagaaataaaaaatactcataATCACATATGTATGGTATGTATAGATGGATTTATGAAAAGGATAGCTAGGTGATATATAGACAGATGACAGATACAGAACAATAGAATAGATAATAGAGAAATAGGTGAATAAACCATCATATACACATGGACAAGGGGAAGCATATGAAAGTATCATCTGAAGTAAAGTGCAAAGCATTACAAAAATCACGATTCAATCAGAAGACAGGAAACCTGTTTGCCCCTCAGCCCGCATCCCCCCAACAAGCTAGAAGTGACCGCTCCATATTTAGACCACATGGtacccctcctctgccctgttCTTTTGACCTTTTCCACTTTCTAGCTGTATTAGTGCTATTTATGTAAACAAGTACCTCCTCTCTCAGGGAACTTAATGTCCAGCACTGTCTCTGAGTCATCTTTAAATCCCTTTTAACATCTAGTTCAAAGCCATGGGCATGGTAgggctcaaaaatatttgtgaatgagaGATTTACTCAGAAAATTGTCAAGTACTATCTAGGTTTCTTCTGAAATTCTCTTATATCCTTTCTCTTCATTATCCTAGCCCGGGAGCCCACCTGCTTGCAACAGGGGGTGTTAAGAAATTCCTCAGTGATCCCCCATCCCTCCACTATCTCTGCACgtcctcacacatacacacaacctaTGCACATTTCCAACTTGATGCCTTCACTCCAAATCAAGaatctttctccctccttcattAGTCAGATCTTAGCTGTCTTTCAAGGTCCAGATTAATTTCCCCTTAATCAGGATTCCTTCTCTCTGAACCGTCTTAACTGTCAAAAGGGAAGTTCCGCGTGGAAGATGATGATAACTAGAAATGACTTACACGTGATGTGGCTGACCTTTGTTGTTTTGTCGGCTCAGCTCTGCTTGCCCACTTTTCCTGGTAATggcaccctccccccactctttgGAGaacctctcctcttccatttcagTTATGCTGAGATCGTGTATCACACTCATCCACCCACTAGTcactggggaggggctgagatTTTTGCAGAGAGAGTCAGCAGAGGAAAGCCAAGGACAGGATCCCCAGGAATTTCAGCCTCTAAAAGTCATGCAAGAATAGGAGCTCAAGAAAATCATGAGAAGAAATGATCAGATAGgtaaaaggagaaataggagaGAATAGCACCAGAGAAGAGAAAACGTTATCCAAAGAGACACGCCAAAAGAGAAGAGTAATCAGATATCAAATTAAGTGGAGGTAAGACGTGAGTTGAGAAGAGGCCATTGATTTCGCAACAAGGATCTCCCTGGATGAGCACTGATTCagtacaaaatggaaaagaagtgcAAAGGTGGATGAGGAAGACACCCACATAGATTAACATTAAATTACATAGATTAACATTTAAGTAGCATAGAAATGCAGGaagagttcgagccccatgtagggctccatgctcagcgtggagtctccttaagattctttccctctccttctccctctgccccccccccaaataaagaaataaatctttaaaaaaagaaagaaagaaatgcaggaagaagaaagaaacagcagacaGTAAAAGGACCTCtaaatgtttgtgtgtttgttcaaTAAGATCTATTTGAACATGTTCAAAGGTCAGATAGGACTGAGGggggaaggaatagaaaaaagctaaaaatacagGAGAATAAAAGATGCAACAAAGAACACAGGAATGATGACATTGTAGGAGATATAAAGATTTAGGTCGGGGTCTATATGGAGGGACAACATGTAGGAGGAGGTTTAAACATGTAAACCCTTGGCTTCAATATTCTCTATGCAGTAGAAAGCCTACTTTCTGAGGGACAGGCTGAGGTATGACAGGGATGTGAGCTGTCAATGAAGGAGCAGGACAGGGAGACAGATTGCCAAACTGTTCCGAGGGCTCAGCTGAAGATAGAATTCCCAGAACTTCTGGTGGTGCCCATGAACTTATTCGTGGGTTTTTCTCTCCCAGACCAAGCACAGGAGTGAAGATGGAGACTGATGCAAGGGTGGGAATTCTGGGTCACATGGTACAGGAGGACAAAAGGTTGGAAATTTAAGAATCATGCgaacagagaggaagaagtagtATATCACGGTGTCCAAATGGGAGACAGATGGAAGATCATGAAACCTTCAGGCCGGTCATCAatcaggagagaaagaagcagttgAATGAGAAGAGGTCTTGATGCACACAAATACCTGTGTGATGATCCAGGAACTGGCAAAATGAAGAAAGGTCACAGAGTGATATGTTAGAGTTTTTAAACGTTCAGAGAACAATGTTGCAGATGCTGAGGTCCACAATGGATGGAGGTCACTGAATGTAGGAGATGATGCAGGAATGGGGAGAAGAGTCTTCCAGTCAGGACTCAAGGTTCTGCTTTTACCCCTCAAATCAATTTGATtatgattttgaacatttttttaaagactttatttatttatttgacagagagagagcacaaacagggggagcggcaagcagaaggacagagagaagcaggctccccgctgagcagagagcccgatgcggggctcaattccaggaccctgggaccacgacctgagccgaagccagatgattaaccgactgagccacccaggcacccctgattttgaATACCACTGTTAAGAGAAAGTCTCTTGGGTTACTTCTACAGATATCTAACCACATCGTAAGCAACTCTAGTTTAACTTCTGGAAGATAACTTCATTTGCACGTTCTTAGAAGGGCATTATACAGTCATTCCCCCTTCCCACTGTGAACCGCCCTATAGATAGATTTTCTATGgatctcattttggttttcaaGCAACGCTGCCCTCATTCACTTACTTTACTGCCTCTTATACGAATTACTTATTAACTCAACCAGATTATAAATTCCCCAATTTTATTTCCATCCCTCCCAAAGCTGTACCTGTCAAGTACATAATTGATACTTAATTCTATTTGAATGCAGtgggtgagagaaaaaaattaacaagtgcTAGAAAAGTCTTTGGTGAGTGTGTGAGTAGAAGATTCATAGATGAATAGAAGTTTTAAAAGGTAGAAGGGCCCTTACAGCTGATAGCCTAATTCACCAGCTTCCTTTTTAATATGAGAAACCTGAGGGTCAGCAAGGTGgcttaacttgcccaaggtcacacagctggttggAATACCTTTCAGGGATCTGAAGGGGCTCCACGAATCTTCTACCATGACCCATTTTCAAATTTGGTGCCCCACCTCTCTTATCTGAGATAATTGTTCTATCGtctaaagcaataattataataattacatattgttaaaattattataaaaatgtgtcattataataattataactttGGTATAATAGAAAAACAGTAGATTTCACATAATCTAAAACAATATAGTTTCCACCCAAACTAGTCAtttcagggaaaagaaataaaaacaacagaaacgaCAGTCAGCTGAATTTGCTCGTTTCATTTTCATGGACCTCAGACCACTGAGTCGGCAAAGACCTTGACCCCAGGTTCCTGTTTCTCTACCATTTCTCTAACTGGAAATAAATGCAACTTACTTATCCAGGAACGCCACACAGGCGGTCTGCCCGTAGATCTGTGCGATCCTCTTTGGTGTGTCTCCAAAGAAGTCGGGGGCATCGATGGCGGCGTGCAATGCATGGAGAACCTTGAGCACATTCACATGGCCTGACTCGGCTGCAAAATGAGCGGGAGTCCAGCCCACATCAGTTACCAGGCAGGGCCTGGCTCCATATTCTAGAAGGAGCTGCATCACCTCCATGTGCCCTTAGATGTACCAGGAAGAAACAGGAGGAGGTTAAGATTAAAATGTCTCTGCCTGACTAGGGCCAGACGTAGCCTGGATAGTGTAAAAGAAGGGATGACACTTGCTTTGAGGCCCTTCCTGGTTTCCTAGCATCATCCTCTCCTCCGTCTCCGTCTCTTACCTGGGACTCAGAGCCCCACCGTTACCTCAGGAACCTTGCTCCCACCAGAGTCCTGGGCTCTGCACATATTCCATCTACTCCCTCCAgggccctcccttcccctgttcaTTCCCACA encodes the following:
- the ANKRD66 gene encoding ankyrin repeat domain-containing protein 66 is translated as MELTKMSDMTKLHQAVAAGDYSLVRKILKKGLCDPNYKDVDWNDRTPLHWAAIKGHMEVMQLLLEYGARPCLVTDVGWTPAHFAAESGHVNVLKVLHALHAAIDAPDFFGDTPKRIAQIYGQTACVAFLDKAEPECRDHRRTARQKGLPLDQQDEDWDAKKRELELSLPSSNQNTNKKKNKTIRGPTRPGHPKERRA